The sequence below is a genomic window from Rattus rattus isolate New Zealand chromosome 3, Rrattus_CSIRO_v1, whole genome shotgun sequence.
GAGGCACATATCCGGAAATGAGCTATTCGGTCTACATTTTGTTCtgcttatttaaaatttctagatgtttaaagaaaaagcaaaataggaCCTTTAAATCTGTGCTTACTAGTATAACATgggaacatgcctttaatgccagccagcacttgggagatgacGCAGACAGTGGCTGCCTGGGCCACTGTCTGAACAACAAACAGGATAATCACAAGTAAGGGTAATGTGGTGGCTTCAGTAGGTTTTgagccccatagactcatgtgtttggatgtttGGCCCATGGAagtgttaggaggtatggccttggaggaagtgtccCTGGGGGTAGCCTTTGAGGTCTCAGACTCCACCTAGTGTGGAATCACAGCCCCCTGGCTGCCTGctgatcaagatgcagaactctgggCCCGTCCaacaccaagtctgcctgcactctgccaAGCTTTcagccatgataatggactgaacctctgaaactaagccagctccaattaaatgtttccctttatcaAGCATTAAAGAGTAAACATTATTAAAGGTttgccttagtcatggtttctcttcacagcactaaaaaCCTAAGACAGGTAGCAAATTACAGACATTTAAGCCAAGAAAACTATTAATCTATATACTTGAGGAAATTCCAAATTAGATGAATACAACTTTTATTAGGGCTAAATAAATATGTTAAAGAGGACAGGGTTCATAGAATTCACAGCAAAAATAACCTGTTGAAACTCAAActcagcctaagctacatagcaagaacaTTTCAAAACTATCAAAAGAAATCTTAGAAATTATGTATTGACTTTAAGGGTTCTATAGAttatataagtttaaaaaaaagttttttgttgattttttttttttggaagcttgAGGGTAATTTTATtaaggatttaaaagaaaaacactcagGCCAGCTGTAGCCTTAGCAGCTGCCCTGAGGCACAgcacaaaggagggaagggaaagagctCCGCTGCTTGAAGTAAGCTGCCATTAAAGGAGGGACTCcttagagaaagagtaagaaatccaaagggaaagggaaaacctGCTTACAGCGGATGAAAGTAAAGACCTGTTAGGGGAAACCTGCTTTAGAACAGAAAGTAAAGACTGCTATGCTTTTGTCTGTAAtctagacaggcagacagacttgGCAAGCAGTATGGCTGTGTTCTGTAAGAGACTGGTAAAAAGaacactttaaaaagtaaacctCACTGAAAAATCCAAGAGGTATATGCCTTTAAACCCATtacttggagggcagaggcagggagatctgagttcgaggccagcttgatcAGTCCACAAACTGAATTCCAGGACTatctagagaccctgtctcaaaacaaacaatcaatgAAGTGATTTCTACTCACAGTATTCTGTACTGAACAGTGAATTCTGTAGTTTTTTTCCAATAGCTGTTGGACCGCACTTGATCTGGAAATTGTATGACAAGTATAAAATCAGATTATGCATAATTTAGGTGAAATAAATGTTCTGGGTCTATCAGGTGGTTCAACAAGCTGTAAAGGCACCTGCTGTTATGACCAGCAACCTGAAACCAAGCCCTAGAacccacacagaggaaggaaaagaccACTCTTgccagttgttctctgacatcccCCTAACGCAATGTAAAAAGTCCACAAAAATTCcccataaaaaaacaaatttgctGGGTCTTGTGGCAATGGCCTATAATACTAGCTGCTAGAAACACTGCTGCAGGGggaattgcaagttcaaggccagcctggaactcaagaggTCTGAAGGAATCACTGATAAGCGTACTCACTTAGCATGCTTAAGACCTAGGCTCAGTCCTTGGCATTGccagaaataaaatgttcaagCTCTCTAAAATCAAATCTTACCTCTTTTGCCTTTGGATACTCCCAAGTAATGTTAGAGTtttttcaagttaataaaacagTACGAAGTCTAGGAAGTGGCTGAGCTACTAAGGCTGGGCAAGCCTAAGAAtcagagttccattcccagaacacaTGTAAACTGGGAGAGAACAAGCTCTTCACAGTggtccactgacctccacatgtgcaccgtGACCCATGTCCCAACCCACAATGAAATGCAGAAAACTCAAAAGCAAAAAGTTGGAAAATTTGTGGCTAAattactgggtttttttgttttgcaaagaAAAGCTAATTTGACTCCCAACTCCAATTTTGTTGCACTTTGCCTCTCAGAAtagtatgaaattttaaaaggtgAACTCTGCTTGACATGAGTAATATTTATACTTTAGGGTACctgttttgtattctttttacAAAATAGTAGGCTACTTACTTGAATGCAGCAGACAGTGTCTTGTTTTTTCGAACAAAAGTGATTCTTACTAAGCCATCCCATTCCTAAAATATAAGATGGATATTTTCTTCAGAATATCCAACTTATCTACTCCTCCAtttcttctaaagatttatttcttatatataaatacacttatagctgtcttcagacacaccagaagagggcatcagatctcattacagatgattgtaagccaccatgtggttgctgggatttgaacttgggacctctggaagagcagtcagtgctcttaaccactgagccatctccaacccCCTCCATTTTTACTGCATAAAGCCAGAGGGAATGAAAATGGCATACCTTTTGATCTAACTAGCACATATATGCACAATGATGCACACTTCTGCACGTTCGTGAATCTCACTGAATATagtatcattttttaattaaggGGGGAAAAGTCGCCACTCATAATATGGCATTAGGCTCACTTTCCAAATGGATTCAAcctaggcacagtggcacatgcctgtgatcccagcacttacagAGTCTAACTACGGTCATCCAGTACATAGAGAATTTGAGCCACATGAGACCttaccttaaaaaaacaaaaacaaaacaaaatgaaggaaaacatcaaGTTTAAAGTCCAACATGATTTAGGTTATAACTTGTCCAAGTTTTTCTCTTAGGTAATTAGTAAAATTTTATATCAAATGGGCTAGTTGTTTTTTGACCACAAAAGCAGTAGTAATTCTAATTCAAATATGTTTGCCCCAAGGGCTGAGAATGCAGTAATAATCTTAAGTTTTGAAAAGCAACTATATTCTAAACATTCTGCCTTTTACATTTTCCATGTTTCTGTGTATACTCATAACTATTTTACATCAAGTTAGTCCCCATTCCTGTCTTCCTCTATTTGGATATTTAGGTCTACTCAGTATTGTTCTGTTGCTTTAGTATGACATTTTACAACCTGGATGTTTTTGCCTTTAATGACCTAGTATTTTGGCCTCACCTGAAAATTGATTGGTGGTGGTGGATTCTTCGGTTCTATCCTTACCACGCTGGACTCCACCTTGGGGGGCGGTCTGAAATTATTCTTCCCCACCTGTCAATCAGAAAATGTTTAGTCCTCTCTGAAGCAacttcatttacttatttgttttgaaacagggtctgacCATATagttctgactggcctggaactcaagagatttttacccttctgcctcctgcttcttaATCCAgccttctgctgggattaaaggtgtatgctactaTAACTGGCAAGGGTAACTCTAAGTTGTTAATCCAAGATGTTCTGGCCAGATATGCTGTGGCTTAGACCTTACactccagcatttgggaagctgataGTTCTAGGCTAGACTGACTTACAGAAAAAGACCTTTCATCTCAaaaaggggctggggtggggtggggtttcaGAGAGCAAGACAAAGTGCTCCCGGGTTAATTTAAAAGAAGTAAACCTCAGACCTTCATTAGGTGGTCCACACGTGCTAAAAGCTGTGTATTGATGGAGAGTCTACAGTATAATTTATCTCCAGGCTTTGCAACCAAACGAAGAGCAAACTCTCTTTGAAACATAAGTATAGCACAtctgaaaaggaagcaaaaaggaacaagaaaagtgTTCATTGTCAATTACTCACAGTTTTAATTAAacttgttattttgtgtgtgagtgttttgcctctatGTATGCATCTGCACCGTGTGTGCATTGGTGCCCAGGAAGGTCAGATGTGGGCAGTGGATCCTTAGAACAGGAGTTAAAGCTAGTTGAtcgctgccacgtgggtgctcaGGATagaaccctgatcctctgcaaaagcaacatatgctcttaaccactgagcaatctccaaAGTCCTTACCGTTGTATTTTTAACTACACTGCATTGTCCTGGGAGGAGGCACAGTTAATGGCACTAAGATCAGAAGGTAGAACACTTTGAGCCTTGATGTCATCTTCACAAAGCAGATAGTGGTACTCCCAGCCTCAGTGAAGATGACTTTCCCTCGGGGGTCAGATAAAGAACTATTTAGTATTTAGATCTTATTATGGACTTACTAGTCTAAATAGATGTCTTCTcaggaaaaaaaccaacaacagtaACGTTGCCTCCACAGAAGAACTGTATTTGTGTTGTAGTTGGAATTATATCTGAGGTATGGCTTGGTAGGCTGCAATGTCCAGTGTTCCCTTGGTTTAACAACTTAAAGTATGTAGACTTTTTCTTCTGCAAGTAAtggtaacacttttttttttttttctttccggagctggggaccgaacccagggccttgggcttgctaggcaagcgctctaccactgagccaaatccccaaccccatggtaaCACTTTTAAATGTGACGAGAAGAGCATTTCAAAACCGTATTTGACTTCTGTGTGTGGTGTCCTGGGAGCTGAAGCAAAGGCCTCATGCACAAAGGTAAATGCTCTAGCCCTGGGCTTTATGTCCAGTCCCTCTGCTTGTGACTGTGAGATCAGGCCTCACAAAGCTGCCCAAGCAGgtcttaaattctcaatccccTTCCTTGGCTTTCATAGTTATCTATGTGTGTCTACATATCCCAAACAAAACGTTTATAAAACCTACATGCAGTTACCTTCTAATATGATTTATTCCGCGCCAATTAAAagggaaatgggaggagaggcaaaGGCATGTtatcaagcctgatgacttgatcCCTGACAGCCttcaagtcgtcctctgacctctgtaagtGCAGGGAGAAACACTCCGCACAAACATGCAACTTCTTAAAAATATGGTTTTGACCCCCcctatgattttaaaatttatttcataaacagTAAATGGGTATGTGACTTAGCTTCAAACCACTTGTATAAAACATACTGCTTTAATAATCagttaagggctagagagatggctcagtggttaagagcactgactgctcttccagaggtcctgagttcaattcccagcaaccacatggtggctcacaaccatgtgtaatgagatctaatgccctcttctactGTGTCTGAATAGTACAAagatgtactcatataaaataaataaatcttaaaaaaaagaaaaagataactaGTTAAGACTTTACGTATCTAGACATAATGTAAGAACAGTTTTTATCAATGTTTATTCAAGAGGATTAGACTTTAAAATGTAGAAGgaatggcatgcacacacatttaacaGCTCAAAGACTTTATCAACTAAAAGACCTCCCTAGAAATcagtatttttatatgtgtgtgcattcatgtatgttATATTTCTGAGATTGGCTATTAGGCAACTTTGGCTGGCCCTGAACTAGCTGTGTAACCAAAGTTGAGTAAGAACTGCTTCTCGTCAAGAGTTTTCTGTGGTGCTGTAGACTGAACTAGGGGCTTTCTGGATGCTAATAAGCACTCCACTTCATTAACTGAGCTATGTTCTGGTCCCAGAAATTGTTACTTTCTACAAAGTTCTCCAGCAGTTTTTTGTTGTGTATatttttcactgtgtttctggCCAAAATTGTCTAAAGTTTAGCAGCAACTGTTTGTTTTGCACAAACCTGAAAAATGGCCGGTGGAGCAACAACTTGAAGACAAAGGGAGAGGAGATCTGAAAGAGAATTACAGTTAGCTCTGAGGAAAGATACCAGAGAAATGCTTCATTGGATGCTTCTGAGAGATACCTGATAAGGCAAGTTTGCCACACAAGCATCAAAGAATGGCAAATCCGACTTCAACACATCTCCAACCAGGAcctggagtttgctggccagaggcctgaaaagaaggaaattttAAGAGACGGTTGTTTCCGGAGATTGAAATGTACTTTAATATTAGTATACTCACGTGCCCTGAACTCTTTTGTGAAGTTCAGCTACTAGCCTTGGATCAAGTTCACAGGCAACTACCtacatcaacaataacaaaaaagctTGATTGTGGAATATAAATGCTTTACCATCCAAGTCATAACTCGTATGAattatgtgatttaagctttttTCAATCTTAACACCAACACCAGCTTGGCTGTATTCTTCCACTTCAAAAAACATCCTGTCTGATCTGTCTCCATTCTGTTACTGAACAGACAACAAGAATACACTTTATGTAGTTAGTGTTTTTCAGACCACATACAAGAGACCTACTCCCACAAGTACTCTCATCAGAGCGGAGGCCCTAACACTGCAAGTGAATGGAAGTGGAGAGAGCTCAACAGAGGCTTCACTGAGTGCCATGACTGCTTCTGCACTGCAGCCATTTAAGTTGCTTATTTTCCTTGGCTCCTTGATCCATTCTTCCCCATCCTACCCTCTAGAGGTCTTCCGTTGATCTTGGTCCTAACAACTGACTTCACAGCTTTGCTCTTCCAGGCTTCATAAGAGTTAGCTGCTCGTTGGGTTATCTCAGCGTTTCTCTTTTATTACtactcctttctcttttattactaCTCTCTTTTATTACAGGGGTCCATCCCTGTATTAGCTTGCCCAGCAATACACCAAAGGTAGATTTGGTTTTCTTGATAAAGAACTCTCATTGTTAAGAGACAAAATTTCTAAGGGCTCAAGAACTACTATTGGAACAATgtcaatttattaaaatgttcacATTTGTAAACCAGCTGAGCTAATTtgagagaaacacagaagcccaccccccaccccttacCTTTTTGGCTTTTTCTAACAGCTTGACCGTCATGTTGCCAGTCCCAGGCCCAACTTCCAGCACCACATCAGTGGGTCTTAAAGCGGCCTACAAGCAAGCACAACTCCTTAGGCTCTGGCCCACCTGAACACACAGTTTACAAGTGACTGTTTTTGTTTACCAGTGCACACTTAAAGACATTTCACActagcttcctttttcttcagggCATATATAGCTAACAGTAGTACCTCAAGGACATTAGGTATAAATGAAAGTCTACATGTCCTAACCTAGGGGAATATACTCAACTTCTAGAgtcagaacaaaaacaaaagcgaGCAGTTCTATTGATGGGATCCTGCTTTCTACATTGGCGATAATTTCGGCAAACTGTAACTGTTCCTTCCAAAGAGTTCAAATGGTAAAAAGTGCATTCAAACGAAAAAGAGATCGCAATTCTTAACCATTGTGTAGCTTTAAGAATATAGTAACCACACAAAACTCTATGAGTGTGCATATATATCCTCCAAATAATTTATATGCGTACCATATGTTTTTCTGGGGACATTTTGGACATAAATTTACCATCTGGAGTAAAAAGAGTAATGGTGATGTACTTAGAAAGTAATCAGAATGATACACACCTGGAAAGTGGAGTCAAGGAACCCttaagttcaaggctggctttgTCTATATACCATGTTTGGGGTCAGCCTGAGCTATCGGAGACTCGGTTTCAAAAACAAGAAGTAGCC
It includes:
- the Dimt1 gene encoding probable dimethyladenosine transferase isoform X1, producing MQALRDSSEKMPKAKSAASSRRRDRQEQRGELKRAGGLMFNTGIGQHILKNPLIVNSIIDKAALRPTDVVLEVGPGTGNMTVKLLEKAKKVVACELDPRLVAELHKRVQGTPLASKLQVLVGDVLKSDLPFFDACVANLPYQISSPFVFKLLLHRPFFRCAILMFQREFALRLVAKPGDKLYCRLSINTQLLARVDHLMKVGKNNFRPPPKVESSVVRIEPKNPPPPINFQEWDGLVRITFVRKNKTLSAAFKSSAVQQLLEKNYRIHCSVQNTVIPEDFSIADKIQQILTNTGFSDKRARSMDIDDFIRLLHGFNAEGIHFS
- the Dimt1 gene encoding probable dimethyladenosine transferase isoform X2 — translated: MPKAKSAASSRRRDRQEQRGELKRAGGLMFNTGIGQHILKNPLIVNSIIDKAALRPTDVVLEVGPGTGNMTVKLLEKAKKVVACELDPRLVAELHKRVQGTPLASKLQVLVGDVLKSDLPFFDACVANLPYQISSPFVFKLLLHRPFFRCAILMFQREFALRLVAKPGDKLYCRLSINTQLLARVDHLMKVGKNNFRPPPKVESSVVRIEPKNPPPPINFQEWDGLVRITFVRKNKTLSAAFKSSAVQQLLEKNYRIHCSVQNTVIPEDFSIADKIQQILTNTGFSDKRARSMDIDDFIRLLHGFNAEGIHFS
- the Dimt1 gene encoding probable dimethyladenosine transferase isoform X3 translates to MFNTGIGQHILKNPLIVNSIIDKAALRPTDVVLEVGPGTGNMTVKLLEKAKKVVACELDPRLVAELHKRVQGTPLASKLQVLVGDVLKSDLPFFDACVANLPYQISSPFVFKLLLHRPFFRCAILMFQREFALRLVAKPGDKLYCRLSINTQLLARVDHLMKVGKNNFRPPPKVESSVVRIEPKNPPPPINFQEWDGLVRITFVRKNKTLSAAFKSSAVQQLLEKNYRIHCSVQNTVIPEDFSIADKIQQILTNTGFSDKRARSMDIDDFIRLLHGFNAEGIHFS